One genomic window of Caldivirga maquilingensis IC-167 includes the following:
- a CDS encoding thermopsin — protein sequence MLALFIAALMQPQLVNVTPVSFNMTIGSGMPMYGLLINPNSSYVIYLNGPGVLYMVANSSLVVMIHNMVHVVNGSASLVIKQGESRVLFINHNNYSVYLFYMFQYNSSSEAFYSYNPIGVADYGVALYYGEPLLAYSYETSEVLGVAFIRSLNVTDVRGDCGVKAGDDYADIQLNSIVKAGDGYYIVQDVVILNGTAASIVDNVWNITSLNATLSNVMGLGSIGDFNGQQYYAYSRVIGELKTPFNLTLAIMVSGVNSAHLSFGYGVQGSLIWFDNVTLINAGKPSIIVNGSSYVEFGIPIDTELVLTGPVCGIWAVVKSVNATFTLLHRVNESYYPAPYTWGIGTLTGEAVANASALVSNGVNVQITGSAYEYPGPLYYYVPVFISLINGSEFIMVPKGYMLNLTLGRLITGNSSVIKRIEFVINETRIINSSSVTIIVNGPTEVRVIYNQLFEVKLIGLSGNETPLVYWYPKGYVLKLKEPRYLGLMVFRGYLLNNGTLVKYPEATLIINGSLTIKVLWGNEVSIGTLTVMYLVFPVLSLLMIMILIMLTLSDEGNRH from the coding sequence ATGCTGGCGCTATTTATTGCAGCATTAATGCAACCTCAGTTGGTTAACGTGACCCCAGTATCCTTTAATATGACTATTGGTTCAGGAATGCCCATGTACGGTTTATTAATTAATCCTAATTCATCATACGTAATCTACCTTAATGGACCGGGGGTGCTCTATATGGTGGCTAATTCATCATTAGTAGTTATGATTCATAACATGGTTCATGTGGTTAATGGCAGTGCTTCACTAGTCATTAAGCAGGGTGAGTCGCGTGTATTATTCATTAATCATAATAATTACTCAGTTTACTTATTCTACATGTTTCAATATAATAGTTCCAGTGAAGCATTCTACTCCTATAACCCAATTGGGGTTGCTGACTACGGTGTGGCGTTATATTATGGTGAACCATTATTGGCTTACTCCTATGAAACAAGTGAAGTATTGGGTGTAGCCTTCATTAGGAGTCTTAATGTAACTGATGTTAGGGGTGATTGCGGGGTTAAGGCTGGTGATGATTATGCTGATATTCAATTGAATTCAATAGTAAAGGCCGGTGACGGATACTATATAGTTCAAGATGTTGTTATACTTAATGGAACTGCAGCATCAATTGTTGATAATGTGTGGAACATAACATCACTCAACGCCACCTTAAGTAATGTAATGGGTCTGGGATCCATAGGCGACTTCAATGGTCAACAATACTACGCGTACAGTAGGGTTATAGGTGAATTAAAAACACCCTTTAACTTAACGTTAGCCATAATGGTTAGTGGGGTTAATTCAGCTCACTTAAGCTTCGGTTATGGTGTTCAAGGGTCATTAATATGGTTTGATAACGTTACATTGATTAATGCAGGTAAACCAAGCATCATCGTTAATGGTTCAAGTTACGTTGAATTTGGTATACCTATTGACACTGAGTTAGTGTTAACTGGGCCAGTGTGTGGAATATGGGCTGTGGTTAAAAGTGTTAATGCAACCTTCACGTTACTTCATAGGGTTAATGAATCATATTACCCGGCACCGTACACGTGGGGTATTGGTACATTAACAGGTGAGGCTGTAGCTAATGCATCAGCCCTAGTGAGTAATGGTGTTAACGTTCAGATTACTGGCAGCGCCTACGAATACCCTGGACCATTATACTACTATGTGCCTGTCTTCATATCATTAATTAATGGATCGGAATTTATAATGGTTCCTAAAGGATACATGCTTAATCTAACCCTAGGTAGATTAATTACCGGTAATTCATCAGTAATTAAACGCATTGAATTCGTGATTAATGAGACGCGTATTATTAATTCAAGTAGCGTAACTATTATTGTTAATGGGCCAACTGAGGTAAGGGTAATTTATAATCAATTATTTGAAGTGAAGTTAATTGGGTTAAGCGGGAATGAGACGCCGTTAGTGTATTGGTATCCTAAGGGGTATGTGCTTAAACTTAAGGAACCAAGGTACTTGGGTTTAATGGTGTTTAGAGGCTACTTACTTAACAATGGTACGCTAGTTAAGTATCCTGAAGCTACATTGATAATTAATGGTTCATTAACAATTAAGGTACTGTGGGGTAATGAAGTGAGTATAGGTACCTTAACGGTAATGTACCTGGTGTTTCCTGTATTATCATTATTAATGATTATGATATTGATTATGCTTACCCTAAGTGATGAAGGTAATCGTCATTAG
- a CDS encoding ParA family protein: protein MTIIITVVSGSKGGTGKTTIAVNTATLAAYRLRGSSPYPVVLLDLGVDNGSASKVLLGSLTKVNYTLSDYLTGKINNPLYALYLKSWVIGNEEMRLVFSVPGSIVEGLPLFKLRYIIRVIMEYLKPIMMVIDTPSVGFTRQFLEPILSESTYVIPVTTVDHSSIESLSSIVGFIKGIKSNATILPPILNMFDYKYPVDPTTGKEWVKVVEEITGIKPYTVAYDKLLYVTRQAMEVEVLKLSPSESPALRDIIKYFNEVVLPLTTKH from the coding sequence TTGACGATTATTATAACTGTCGTCAGTGGTTCTAAGGGTGGTACTGGTAAGACTACTATAGCCGTTAATACGGCTACATTAGCGGCATATAGACTTAGGGGTTCATCACCATACCCGGTTGTGCTTCTTGACCTAGGTGTTGATAATGGCTCGGCGTCTAAGGTTTTACTAGGCTCATTAACTAAGGTTAATTACACCCTCTCAGATTACTTAACAGGTAAGATAAATAACCCGCTTTACGCGCTTTACCTTAAATCATGGGTTATTGGTAATGAGGAGATGAGACTGGTTTTCTCAGTGCCAGGTAGTATAGTTGAGGGTTTACCATTATTTAAATTAAGGTACATAATAAGGGTTATTATGGAGTACTTGAAGCCAATAATGATGGTGATTGATACACCCTCAGTGGGCTTCACTAGGCAATTCCTGGAACCTATATTAAGTGAATCAACGTACGTAATACCAGTTACCACAGTTGACCATAGTTCCATTGAGTCCTTATCATCAATAGTGGGCTTCATTAAGGGAATTAAGAGCAATGCAACTATACTACCGCCAATACTGAATATGTTTGATTACAAGTACCCTGTGGATCCAACAACAGGTAAGGAGTGGGTTAAAGTGGTTGAGGAGATTACTGGGATTAAGCCATACACTGTGGCCTACGATAAATTACTTTACGTTACTAGGCAGGCAATGGAGGTTGAGGTTCTTAAATTATCGCCAAGTGAGTCACCGGCATTAAGGGATATTATTAAATACTTTAATGAAGTCGTGTTACCGCTTACCACTAAGCATTAA